A window of the Bacteriovorax sp. PP10 genome harbors these coding sequences:
- a CDS encoding type II toxin-antitoxin system death-on-curing family toxin produces MKIKVPTVENVIQTNKFVCNEKGQISHLLDRGKIESAISTAFYPGSEPFENGGVARLAGSLCFYLTKIHAFLDGNKRTATLAAIIFMNANGWDLSYPDNDEDEFSELAKIINQAAASEISRGELIEWFELHKILID; encoded by the coding sequence ATGAAGATTAAGGTTCCGACTGTCGAGAACGTCATACAGACTAATAAGTTTGTCTGTAATGAAAAAGGACAGATTTCACATCTATTAGATCGAGGAAAAATTGAAAGTGCGATCAGTACTGCATTTTATCCTGGGTCTGAGCCTTTTGAAAATGGAGGTGTCGCTAGACTTGCTGGATCACTTTGCTTTTACTTAACAAAGATTCATGCATTTTTAGATGGCAATAAGCGGACTGCTACTTTAGCGGCCATTATTTTTATGAATGCAAATGGATGGGACCTGTCTTACCCAGATAATGATGAAGATGAGTTTTCCGAACTTGCAAAAATTATAAACCAAGCTGCTGCAAGTGAGATTTCTAGAGGAGAGTTAATAGAATGGTTTGAGCTGCATAAAATTTTAATTGATTAA